From Levilactobacillus zymae, a single genomic window includes:
- a CDS encoding TetR/AcrR family transcriptional regulator, which yields MPTPTFDHLAPEKKARITAALLTEFSHHGLADAQVARIVTAADIARGAFYKYFADLTDAYQYLYGVALAEIHQAIPNDARTEDLMTDYQAVVRFVDQGSNSRYYQLIQRHFTQNEGLLPTPPQVPTTLPATAWAAMVLSHATIKEILLAPDQQAAALQRLRTALAALAS from the coding sequence ATGCCAACCCCAACGTTTGACCATTTAGCTCCAGAAAAAAAGGCCCGCATCACGGCGGCCCTACTGACGGAATTTTCCCATCACGGTCTGGCCGACGCCCAGGTGGCGCGGATTGTGACGGCAGCGGACATTGCCCGGGGCGCTTTTTATAAGTACTTTGCCGATTTGACCGACGCCTATCAATACCTGTACGGGGTGGCCTTAGCTGAGATTCACCAGGCGATCCCCAACGACGCGCGGACCGAAGACCTGATGACGGATTACCAAGCGGTGGTGCGGTTTGTCGATCAGGGCAGCAACAGTCGCTATTACCAGTTGATTCAACGACACTTTACCCAAAACGAAGGCCTGTTGCCGACCCCGCCGCAGGTTCCCACCACGCTACCGGCGACGGCTTGGGCGGCGATGGTGTTGAGTCACGCGACCATCAAGGAGATTTTACTCGCGCCCGACCAGCAGGCCGCGGCGCTGCAGCGGTTACGAACGGCGTTGGCCGCATTAGCCAGTTAG
- a CDS encoding cadmium resistance transporter, with product MLTTILTGIVAYASTSIDCLILLTLLFGLHGRHAGRAIYWGDFLGTTLLLLISGACAYPLRHLPQSVILGILGIFPILIGLKTLLSHPAASAAPDLGTVHRRLPGTIALLIVSTGADNISVYIPLFTQATTPQVGILLVTLYAMLTLFYLIARGLARFPNHRWLQKNERLITGTLYLLIGCSLLFKAYI from the coding sequence TTGCTAACCACGATTTTAACGGGCATCGTTGCCTACGCATCCACCAGTATCGATTGCTTAATTCTCTTAACGCTCCTCTTCGGGCTCCACGGCAGACACGCGGGCCGTGCCATCTATTGGGGGGATTTTCTGGGCACCACCCTGCTGCTCCTAATCAGCGGGGCCTGCGCCTACCCGCTGCGGCACCTGCCCCAATCCGTGATTCTAGGGATCCTCGGTATCTTTCCCATTCTAATTGGTCTCAAGACGTTGCTTAGCCACCCCGCCGCATCGGCAGCCCCGGACCTCGGCACGGTGCACCGCCGCTTACCCGGGACCATCGCCCTCCTGATCGTTTCGACCGGCGCCGATAACATCAGCGTCTACATCCCCCTGTTCACCCAGGCCACCACGCCGCAGGTCGGCATCCTGTTGGTCACCCTGTACGCCATGCTCACGCTTTTTTACCTGATTGCCCGGGGCCTGGCGCGTTTTCCCAACCACCGGTGGCTACAAAAAAACGAGCGCCTCATCACCGGCACGCTGTACCTGTTGATCGGCTGCTCGTTACTTTTCAAGGCTTACATCTGA
- a CDS encoding pyridoxamine 5'-phosphate oxidase family protein, which produces MRKELYLDHPTINWVLDHCKILRLGLQDDVGTYVVPVHYGYEETADGHYRLYVHGTSDGQKGRYLATNPKIGFETDVGHEHLTYTPPKEGAFGPAFRSVMGHGQVTTLTDVNAKAHALRVLLHRYVRDIPVAIHPEKLAKVAVWQIDVTDISARVHHPTAAWQTALGLHEPVSRGLHYGDQGEIISDDTVPTANETETPDATSSASVNDQE; this is translated from the coding sequence ATGCGTAAGGAACTTTACTTGGATCACCCGACCATTAATTGGGTGCTCGACCATTGTAAGATTTTGCGACTGGGGTTACAGGATGATGTGGGAACGTACGTGGTGCCGGTGCACTACGGCTACGAGGAGACCGCCGACGGGCACTACCGGTTGTACGTTCACGGCACCAGTGATGGCCAAAAGGGGCGGTACCTGGCTACTAATCCCAAGATTGGGTTTGAGACGGACGTGGGTCATGAACACCTGACCTACACGCCACCCAAGGAAGGCGCGTTCGGGCCGGCCTTTCGTAGCGTCATGGGTCACGGTCAGGTGACCACGTTGACCGACGTGAACGCCAAGGCCCACGCGTTACGCGTCCTGTTACACCGCTACGTGCGCGATATTCCCGTGGCGATTCATCCGGAGAAGCTAGCCAAGGTCGCCGTCTGGCAGATTGACGTGACCGACATCTCGGCTCGTGTGCATCACCCTACGGCGGCTTGGCAGACGGCATTGGGGTTGCACGAACCGGTTTCGCGCGGGCTGCACTATGGCGACCAGGGAGAAATCATTAGCGACGATACGGTGCCGACAGCGAACGAGACGGAAACGCCGGACGCCACCAGTAGTGCTTCGGTCAACGACCAAGAGTAA
- the cytX gene encoding putative hydroxymethylpyrimidine transporter CytX, translating into MTIHLRSLFLLWLGAAISIAEIVTGTLVAPLGWQRGLLAILVGHLIGCGLFLLPAAYLSTLRQQSAIGVTQSVFGPWGVRLFSLLNALQLLGWTAVMIVNAQVAMNGIAQHLFHYRSTLIMASIVAVLIIVWLLLDHQWLFRINNLVVILLAVGMLLMMGGIMAQGHVHALTGGQLTFGSAVELNVTMALSWLPLIGDYTQKTTQPWRASWVSVGGYFVGSVAMFAIGLFTVVLTGQADFTAVLAQSQWGLVALLVIVFSTVTTTFMDAYSAATNLNNLWHRGHVNLWGVGVTVVGWAIALGVSMAYYQNFLYAIGAVFTPLFAILAVSVFVLHRRLAWGWNFAWWLIGTLGYSWLQRLDFIGGTTLLLLALLSLAVYLTSRFTRLYALD; encoded by the coding sequence ATGACGATTCACTTACGGAGTTTGTTTTTACTGTGGTTAGGGGCGGCGATCTCGATCGCTGAAATCGTGACAGGGACTTTGGTGGCGCCGTTGGGGTGGCAACGGGGCTTGCTGGCGATTCTAGTCGGTCACCTGATTGGCTGTGGCTTGTTCCTGTTGCCGGCGGCCTACCTATCGACGCTACGGCAACAGTCCGCCATCGGGGTGACCCAAAGCGTCTTTGGTCCCTGGGGCGTGCGGCTGTTCTCGTTACTTAACGCGTTACAATTGTTGGGGTGGACGGCCGTGATGATCGTTAACGCCCAAGTGGCGATGAACGGCATCGCCCAGCACCTGTTTCATTACCGCTCGACGCTGATAATGGCCAGCATCGTGGCGGTTTTGATTATCGTTTGGTTGTTACTGGACCACCAGTGGTTGTTTCGGATTAACAACCTGGTGGTGATTTTGCTGGCCGTGGGGATGCTCCTGATGATGGGTGGCATCATGGCCCAGGGCCACGTTCACGCGCTCACTGGCGGCCAATTGACCTTCGGGAGTGCCGTCGAATTAAACGTGACCATGGCCCTCTCCTGGTTGCCGCTGATTGGGGACTATACGCAAAAAACGACCCAGCCCTGGCGTGCCAGTTGGGTCAGCGTCGGTGGTTACTTTGTCGGCAGCGTGGCGATGTTTGCCATCGGGCTGTTCACCGTGGTCTTGACGGGGCAGGCCGACTTTACGGCGGTGCTGGCGCAGTCGCAATGGGGCTTGGTGGCGTTACTGGTGATCGTCTTTTCGACGGTGACCACCACCTTCATGGACGCGTACTCGGCGGCCACCAACCTGAATAATCTCTGGCACCGCGGTCACGTTAATTTGTGGGGTGTCGGGGTCACGGTGGTCGGCTGGGCGATTGCCTTGGGCGTGTCCATGGCCTACTACCAGAATTTCCTGTACGCCATCGGGGCGGTCTTCACACCGCTCTTTGCCATTCTGGCGGTCAGCGTATTCGTCCTGCACCGGCGCTTGGCTTGGGGCTGGAACTTTGCGTGGTGGCTGATCGGGACGCTAGGGTACTCGTGGCTCCAACGGTTAGACTTCATCGGCGGGACCACGTTGCTATTGTTGGCCCTGCTGAGTCTGGCGGTCTACCTGACCAGTCGGTTTACGCGGCTCTATGCGCTGGACTGA